From a region of the Lactuca sativa cultivar Salinas chromosome 4, Lsat_Salinas_v11, whole genome shotgun sequence genome:
- the LOC111890309 gene encoding FHA domain-containing protein PS1, which yields MYEDKEIHIQVKKTPAFTVLKNGSILKNIFLLRKPPPFSTEQPAAGTSSINQDSDEEILLVGRHPDCNITLEHPSISRYHLRIHSNPSSHTLSIVDLSSVHGTWVSGKRIEPGVSVKLKEGDTVKMGGSSRVYELHWVPLNQAFDVNDPFVPPTFRKQEETQDESCSYDLETHSSNEDLESSEFSFSNTNLHSSLEKLNPSTYSAPNYLNSSCDETEVEEHMTPSKKGNQNGEIFSSKAGIENQSHEEQFSVLNNSKADEFDTDNGSDEIFAILSVQAPIVVSESLSETEIFDSINKPEDLSVALFDAIETHEEEEIEKGNEINICTDESDSMVLCTSFISRQDVDMGVRFESGNHEIMKKESNFLALLDETDMDQETSFTPEISRAKENSRTLFDSLNGKELEFFTPDKENKDPNVCLMKSLRKWKEDECKGSNICAMLKEAVSEGRKDIFDVSEYDDEKGIDSSNGGEKKRWNMILDTNTLLHKESLKHLKLLQGLKGTQLFIPKIVLKELKEIKRQHDHDLFNITTKKVSLALKWIDECMMTTKWWIHMEDDEIETEIKVLETAIQLCKESKDRKVIILSNDVSLKITSMAEGIMCEEAEEFYRSLVNPFSERFMWIGSLGRGLTWSCVDDDVLREKYLGFGVNVSNRFKGLKFLAHLTTL from the exons ATGTATGAGGACAAAGAGATCCACATTCAGGTGAAGAAAACTCCGGCATTCACTGTACTGAAGAACGGTTCCATCCTCAAGAACATCTTTCTTTTACGCAAACCACCTCCCTTCTCCACCGAACAACCTGCAGCCGGAACATCATCGATAAATCAGGACTCCGATGAAGAAATTTTGCTTGTTGGACGACACCCAGATTGCAACATTACTCTGGAGCACCCTAGTATCAGCAGATATCATCTCCGTATCCACTCAAATCCGTCTTCACATACGCTCTCAATAGTTGACCTATCATCAG TTCACGGAACATGGGTGTCGGGGAAGAGAATTGAACCAGGGGTTTCCGTGAAACTGAAAGAGGGAGACACGGTGAAGATGGGTGGTTCAAGTAGGGTTTACGAGCTGCATTGGGTCCCATTGAACCAAGCTTTTGATGTTAATGATCCATTCGTGCCTCCCACCTTCAGAAAACAAGAAGAAACACAG GATGAAAGTTGCTCGTATGATCTTGAGACACATTCCTCTAATGAGGATTTGGAGAGTTCGGAATTTTCATTTTCCAACACGAATCTTCATTCCTCCTTGGAGAAATTGAACCCATCGACATATTCAGCACCAAACTACTTAAATTCTTCATGTGATGAGACTGAGGTAGAAGAACACATGACTCCATCTAAAAAAGGAAACCAAAATGGTGAAATCTTTAGCTCAAAAGCTGGAATAGAAAATCAATCCCATGAAGAACAGTTTTCTGTGCTTAACAACTCAAAAGCTGATGAGTTTGATACAGACAATGGAAGTGATGAAATTTTTGCAATTCTGTCAGTTCAAGCCCCAATTGTTGTCTCTGAATCTTTATCTGAAACAGAGATCTTTGATAGCATAAACAAACCAGAAGATCTTTCTGTGGCTCTTTTTGATGCTATTGAAACCcatgaagaagaagaaatagAAAAAGGCAATGAGATTAATATATGCACTGATGAATCAGATTCTATGGTTCTTTGCACATCATTCATTTCAAGACAAGATGTAGATATGGGTGTTAGATTTGAATCAGGAAATCATGAAATTATGAAGAAAGAATCGAATTTTTTGGCCCTTTTGGATGAAACAGACATGGATCAAGAAACAAGTTTTACTCCAGAAATATCAAGAGCCAAAGAAAATTCAAGGACTCTTTTTGATAGTTTAAATGGAAAGGAATTGGAGTTTTTTACACCAGATAAAGAGAACAAGGATCCCAATGTTTGTTTAATGAAATCTTTGAGAAAATGGAAGGAAGATGAATGTAAAGGATCAAACATCTGTGCAATGTTGAAGGAAGCTGTCAGTGAGGGTAGAAAAGACATTTTTGATGTgtcagagtatgatgatgaaaaGGGCATTGATTCATCTAAT GGAGGGGAAAAGAAAAGATGGAATATGATACTAGACACTAATACCCTTCTTCACAAAGAGTCTTTAAAGCATTTGAAACTCCTACAAGGCCTCAAAGGGACTCAACTTTTCATACCCAAAATCG TGTTAAAGGAACTAAAGGAAATAAAGAGGCAACATGATCATGATTTGTTCAACATAACTACAAAAAAGGTTTCTTTAGCATTGAAATGGATTGATGAATGTATGATGACTACAAAATGGTGGATTCACATGGAAGATGATGAAATTGAAACAGAAATTAAAGTTCTTGAAACTGCTATTCAGTTATGCAAAGAAAGTAAAGATAGAAAGGTTATCATTCTTAGCAATGATGTTTCACTCAAGATCACATCCATGGCAGAa GGAATTATGTGTGAAGAAGCAGAAGAGTTTTATAGGAGCTTGGTGAATCCATTTTCAGAGAGGTTTATGTGGATTGGGAGTTTGGGAAGAGGACTTACTTGGTCATGTGTAGATGATGATGTTTTGAGAGAAAAATATTTGGGATTTGGGGTAAATGTGTCAAATAGGTTTAAGGGTTTGAAGTTTTTGGCACATTTAACAACTTTATAA